The DNA window CGCATCCTCTCCAGGCGGATCCGGATTCTTATGACAATCACGACACGTTACACTGTCCCATTTCTTCAAATTCATCCGTGCATCGTGCGCCATAATCAACCGACGTTCGTTGAATTTCTCCAGTGTCGAGTAATCATTCACCATCTCCAACCATAATTCCCGCGCACCATCCACTACATGGGTATATACCGCCAGATGGAAATTCCTGAAACCCTGCGGAATATGACAGTCCTTGCAGCCAGGATTCACTCCCAGTGCCCCATAATGTGTCGATTCCTTCAGTTCATCCTGTGGATAGGTCATCGAGTGACAGCTTGTGCAGAATTCATCGGTCGATAAGGCCGCTTCTCCTCCAAATACCACACCGATCAGTACGATCCCCAATAACGCTCCGGTCAATAACGTCCCGATCGCTCCTTTTTGTAATACGGTCATTCAGGTCTCCCTTTAATCGTCGTCACCATCATCATCGTCATCATCTCCGCCTTTTTCGCCTTCCTGCGCGTTGGACTGGAATTCATCATGATATTTGAATTTCGGTTCGCCTACAAAGGCTCCGTCCAGTTTGTAATGCGCGTGCATCGCTTTGTCGTTTTTCACCATTTTGTCAAAGTCAAACCGGTATTTCTCGTCTACTTCCGGGGTGAATGGTGTGTACGGCGCTTTTGCACCTTTCCAGCTTGATCCTTCATAGTTTAAGTGACAGGCTGCACACGCTTCTTCAAAGTGAAAGTTTTGCCCTTTTCTCGCCAGTACCGAGCGTTCCATCGTTCTGCCGTTGCGTTCAAATGCTTGTCCGCCTTTACGGTGGTCACCCCGATATTTCTTGCCTGGTCCATGACATGATTCGCAACCTACTGCTGCTAGCATTCTTTTCGGCTTTTCTACTGTATAACCGCCTTTTTGCCCCCATCCATCGACGTGACAGCCTACGCAGTCTTTGTCTTGGGTGTAATCTTTGTCCGGATCCAGTCCTGCTTTGATTTTCGCTTCTTTGCGCTCTCCTGCTTTGAGTGATTCCATCGCATTGCCATGCGCAGTTTCGCTCCACGATTTGGCTTGTGATTTGTGGCAGGAGCTGCATTTCTTACGTCCTTCAAAGTCCGCTACGGCTGTGCCTGTGAAAAACGCAAATAGTGCTATGAACGCCAGTATATAGGTTATTGGGTGTTTCATCCTTCCTCCTTTATGCTTTTTTATTTCATGTTTGTGTGCCGCGTATTCTACGCTATCACTCTCTGCTGTAAAGATACCGGCATGATTCGTACGGTTTATTTTTTAGTATCGTTGCCGCCGAGGTTTTATTTTATATGACCATGATACTTTTCTCTATCCCTGCTTTGCGGGTATTTTGTATAACCAATACCCTCCTTTCTGATAGAGCAGTTGTAACGCTTCCAGTTCCATGGGGGTCGGTTTGTCTGTAAATGGCAACATTTGCGCCAACATGGCTTGACTGCTTTCTGTGTCTGTCAGGAAATATACTCTGATTTCTGTGTCTGTGATCGATTGCAGGGTGTAGGTTTCAAAGTCGTTTTCTTTGAGCTGCACTTTCATGTGGTTGATCATGCCGTGTATGTTGCCGCTCAATGGGAAGTTCTGATACGCTACACCTATTCTTTCCGGATGTAGAAGTCCTAGTTTGTACAGGTCTGTAACATGGATGATCAGATAGGCTTCCCGGTCGGAACCGATTAGTTTGCGTAGTATCGGTACGCCGTCTTCCGGTTTTGATGCCAGTGCCAGACTGAATTGTTCGAATTGTTCGATTTCCTGCCGCTCTGCTTTGTTTTGCCAGAATTCATTTTCATAGGCGTCTATCGCCTGGCTGTATGCCTGCCAGTGCTGCGGTATGATTAGCGGTTCTTTCAGGTGGTTGGTGAATAGGGTTTCGTAGCCGGTCAGTAGGTTGAGTTGCTGTGAGAGGTCCCACCATGCGATCAGTAATGCATCTTTGGGGGCATGTTGTTGGATCGCTTTGGACAGCGCACTGAGTTCACTTGATTTCCAGTCCAGGGTGTGCAGTATTTCTTTGCTGTTGT is part of the Fimbriimonadaceae bacterium genome and encodes:
- the haoB gene encoding hydroxylamine oxidation protein HaoB, whose amino-acid sequence is MAGGLVLLGWVAYTTWLKPIDAPYHYQQISTGNPQSYPELELGDWPDLTISRYDIVVPDITKPIAQATVAQRGNSAPVLVKWQNNSKEILHTLDWKSSELSALSKAIQQHAPKDALLIAWWDLSQQLNLLTGYETLFTNHLKEPLIIPQHWQAYSQAIDAYENEFWQNKAERQEIEQFEQFSLALASKPEDGVPILRKLIGSDREAYLIIHVTDLYKLGLLHPERIGVAYQNFPLSGNIHGMINHMKVQLKENDFETYTLQSITDTEIRVYFLTDTESSQAMLAQMLPFTDKPTPMELEALQLLYQKGGYWLYKIPAKQG
- a CDS encoding NapC/NirT family cytochrome c encodes the protein MTVLQKGAIGTLLTGALLGIVLIGVVFGGEAALSTDEFCTSCHSMTYPQDELKESTHYGALGVNPGCKDCHIPQGFRNFHLAVYTHVVDGARELWLEMVNDYSTLEKFNERRLIMAHDARMNLKKWDSVTCRDCHKNPDPPGEDAQAAHKRMETHGATCIDCHQNLVHEEVPMTDLDVSRAEGKLVLKADDWDNWEGEDD